The following proteins are encoded in a genomic region of Candidatus Paceibacter sp.:
- a CDS encoding DUF87 domain-containing protein, translating to MLPVIPKEIYESGVLRLQDIIAPSALEITSNHIKIGEKVARVIFVMSYPRFLGASWFSPVINLDKVFDISIFIHPVDTASVLRQLQKKVAEVQSQIHTKEEKGFVRDPILDTAFEDLEDLRDKLQQAQEKLFGVGLYITVYADNLEELDKTESEIKTILESKMVYVKPCLFQQKEGFETVLPLGTDNLEINTQLNSSPVSSLFPFVSFDLSSDKGILYGINRHNNSLVLFDRFSMENYNSVIFAKAGSGKSYTTKLEILRSMMLGTEVIVIDPEREYEYLAEATGGRYFNISLNSIHHINPFDLPPVRDDESPADVLRSNIISLVGLFRLMLGGLSVEEDSIMDKAITETYAAKDITPETDFSGAIPPTLSDLELVLAGMEGAESLAQRLAKYTKGTWAGFINQPTNVDINKKLVVFSIRDMEDELRPVAMYLITHFIWNIVRKDIKKRLLVIDEAWWMMKYEDTASFLYGIAKRCRKYYLGLATITQDVGDFLASPYGLPIITNSSIQLLLKQSPATIDMVQRTFNLTDEEKFLLLESDVGEGIFFAGLKHVAIKILGSYTEDQIITSDPAQLMAIKKAREELNLANGQGR from the coding sequence AGGGGAGAAGGTGGCCCGGGTCATCTTCGTGATGTCTTACCCGAGGTTTCTCGGGGCAAGCTGGTTTTCGCCGGTTATCAATCTGGACAAGGTTTTTGACATTTCAATATTTATTCATCCGGTGGACACCGCTTCCGTTTTAAGACAATTACAGAAAAAAGTGGCTGAAGTTCAGTCGCAAATTCACACCAAAGAGGAAAAGGGATTCGTCCGCGATCCGATTTTGGACACGGCGTTTGAAGACCTGGAAGATTTGCGGGACAAGCTCCAGCAGGCGCAGGAAAAACTGTTCGGCGTGGGACTTTACATCACCGTTTACGCCGATAACCTGGAAGAACTGGACAAGACCGAATCGGAGATAAAAACTATACTGGAATCAAAAATGGTTTACGTCAAACCATGCCTCTTCCAGCAGAAAGAAGGCTTTGAAACAGTTTTGCCGCTGGGGACCGACAACCTGGAAATAAATACCCAGCTCAACTCGTCGCCCGTTTCCAGCCTGTTCCCGTTTGTTTCCTTTGATTTGTCGTCTGACAAAGGAATTCTTTACGGCATCAACCGCCATAACAACAGCCTTGTTCTTTTTGACCGTTTTTCCATGGAGAACTACAACTCGGTCATCTTCGCCAAAGCCGGTTCCGGCAAGTCTTACACCACCAAGTTGGAAATTTTGCGCTCCATGATGCTGGGCACCGAAGTGATAGTGATAGACCCGGAAAGGGAATACGAGTATCTGGCCGAAGCCACGGGCGGAAGGTACTTCAATATTTCGCTCAACTCCATCCACCATATCAATCCGTTTGACCTGCCGCCGGTGCGGGACGACGAATCGCCGGCCGATGTTTTGCGTTCCAACATCATATCGCTGGTAGGGTTGTTCCGCCTGATGCTGGGCGGGCTTTCCGTGGAGGAAGATTCCATTATGGACAAAGCCATTACCGAGACTTACGCCGCCAAGGACATTACGCCGGAAACCGATTTTTCCGGCGCCATTCCGCCGACGCTCTCCGACTTGGAGCTGGTGCTGGCCGGCATGGAAGGGGCGGAATCTTTGGCGCAAAGGCTGGCTAAATACACCAAAGGCACCTGGGCGGGGTTTATCAACCAGCCGACAAATGTGGACATCAATAAAAAGCTGGTGGTCTTCTCCATCAGAGATATGGAAGACGAATTGCGTCCGGTGGCTATGTATCTTATCACTCACTTCATCTGGAATATCGTCAGAAAAGACATTAAAAAAAGGCTATTGGTGATAGACGAGGCCTGGTGGATGATGAAGTACGAGGACACCGCTTCTTTCCTTTACGGCATCGCCAAAAGATGCAGGAAATACTATCTGGGGCTGGCCACCATTACCCAGGACGTGGGCGACTTTCTGGCTTCGCCTTACGGCCTGCCCATTATCACCAACTCTTCCATCCAGCTTCTGCTCAAGCAGTCGCCGGCGACCATAGACATGGTGCAGAGGACTTTTAACCTCACCGACGAGGAAAAGTTTTTGCTGTTGGAGTCCGACGTGGGCGAGGGGATATTTTTCGCCGGACTCAAGCACGTGGCCATCAAAATTCTCGGCTCCTACACCGAGGACCAGATAATAACCTCCGACCCGGCCCAGCTGATGGCCATTAAAAAGGCGCGGGAGGAACTCAACTTAGCCAATGGACAGGGAAGATAG